One Aneurinibacillus migulanus genomic region harbors:
- a CDS encoding acetamidase/formamidase family protein, whose amino-acid sequence MYRVSKENLIYAMSPENEPVLRVPSGSTVIFETCDCFEDQIQSADTPFEALDWNRINPATGPVYVEEAEPGDILVVRIEKIRIAEQGVMVTGPNLGVMGFDFTNNHIQMIPVRDHKVILSDKLEIPVNPMIGVIGTSPTQESISCGTPGGHGGNMDCKQIREGSTLFLPINVPGALFSLGDLHAAMADGEIAVCGVEIAGEVTVTLEVLKGKSWPLPMIINNEHLITISSEKELDKAADQAVINMVNFLYEQVEVSKETATFLLSIAGDLRICQVVDPLKTARMELPMQYVKALGLNLNQYLVK is encoded by the coding sequence ATGTATCGAGTAAGCAAAGAAAATCTTATTTATGCAATGTCACCGGAAAATGAACCTGTGTTGCGGGTACCGTCAGGCAGTACTGTTATTTTTGAAACGTGTGATTGTTTTGAAGATCAAATTCAGTCAGCAGATACTCCGTTTGAAGCGCTTGACTGGAATCGAATTAATCCGGCTACAGGTCCTGTGTATGTCGAGGAAGCTGAACCCGGAGATATTCTGGTGGTGCGGATTGAAAAGATACGTATAGCCGAACAAGGTGTGATGGTTACGGGTCCAAACCTTGGAGTGATGGGTTTTGATTTCACAAACAATCATATTCAAATGATACCGGTACGGGATCACAAAGTGATATTGTCTGATAAGCTGGAAATCCCTGTGAATCCTATGATCGGTGTAATCGGAACATCTCCTACTCAGGAGAGTATTTCATGTGGTACACCTGGTGGACATGGTGGGAATATGGATTGCAAGCAAATACGTGAGGGTTCCACTTTGTTTTTGCCTATAAATGTTCCCGGCGCACTTTTTAGTCTTGGAGATTTGCATGCGGCCATGGCGGACGGCGAAATCGCTGTATGCGGTGTGGAAATTGCCGGAGAAGTCACGGTTACATTGGAGGTACTCAAAGGAAAATCATGGCCTTTGCCAATGATTATTAATAATGAGCATCTTATTACCATCTCTTCTGAGAAAGAATTAGATAAAGCAGCTGATCAAGCCGTTATTAATATGGTGAATTTTTTGTATGAACAAGTAGAAGTGTCAAAAGAAACAGCAACATTTTTGCTTTCGATTGCCGGAGATTTGCGCATATGTCAGGTGGTCGACCCGTTAAAAACAGCACGCATGGAATTGCCTATGCAATATGTGAAAGCGCTAGGGTTAAATTTAAACCAATATTTGGTGAAGTAG
- a CDS encoding APC family permease: MDIQMEQKSEATFGYKQELKRALTFRDLLVYGLIFMVPIAPFGIYGQVAQGSGGMVALTYLIGMVGMIFTALSYARMSEAFPIAGSVYSYAQRAMNPSIGFFAGWVILLDYILTPSLLYRCYLSASALLRLRKEWGTVLR, encoded by the coding sequence GTGGATATACAAATGGAACAAAAGTCCGAAGCAACGTTCGGTTACAAACAAGAACTGAAACGTGCGCTCACCTTTCGTGATTTATTGGTTTATGGTCTGATTTTTATGGTGCCGATCGCTCCGTTTGGTATTTATGGACAGGTTGCGCAAGGTTCAGGCGGCATGGTAGCACTAACCTACCTTATTGGCATGGTAGGCATGATTTTTACAGCGTTAAGCTATGCGAGAATGTCAGAAGCTTTTCCTATTGCAGGCTCCGTGTACTCGTATGCACAAAGAGCGATGAACCCATCCATCGGTTTTTTTGCAGGATGGGTCATTCTATTAGATTATATTCTTACACCTTCTTTGTTGTATCGTTGCTATTTGTCGGCATCGGCCTTATTGCGATTGCGAAAGGAGTGGGGAACGGTTTTACGATAA
- a CDS encoding APC family permease codes for MAGGPWLKNLCIIATAISWGLANALAVGLFFMDQLAALASLVNFGALTAFLLLHVSVINYFIIKQKSTRYVQHLTLPLIGFIIIGYVWYSLDALSKELGFIWLGVGVIYFIFLKLSKKITDYKRIELFCRFAHKCELRTEKNINRNV; via the coding sequence TTGGCTGGTGGGCCATGGCTGAAAAATCTATGTATTATTGCTACGGCTATCTCTTGGGGATTAGCGAATGCATTGGCAGTAGGTCTGTTTTTTATGGATCAGCTAGCTGCACTTGCTTCACTGGTTAACTTTGGAGCTCTAACAGCCTTTTTGCTTCTTCATGTATCAGTCATCAATTATTTTATAATTAAGCAGAAATCTACCCGCTATGTTCAACATTTGACTCTTCCGCTAATAGGGTTCATTATTATCGGATACGTATGGTACAGTCTTGATGCTTTATCCAAAGAGTTAGGTTTTATATGGTTAGGTGTCGGTGTTATTTACTTTATTTTTTTAAAATTAAGTAAAAAAATCACTGATTATAAAAGAATAGAACTTTTTTGTCGATTCGCTCATAAATGCGAACTACGTACAGAAAAAAATATAAATAGAAATGTATGA
- a CDS encoding NADH-dependent flavin oxidoreductase: MNSKYEPLFESLTLRSGIQLKNRIVMAPLTNFSSNADGTVSDAEVDYYIRRAKGVGMVITACTYVTPNGKGFAGEFAADSDEMIPSLRRLATALKEQGTKAVLQIFHGGRMCPPELVPYGEIVSASDIAPEQAGAVVPRALTDKEIEALIHAFGETTRRAIEAGFDGVEIHGANGYLVQQFFSPHSNRRNDRWGGSLEKRMAFPLRIVDEVKQIVNKHAKQPFLVGYRLSPEEAETPGITMADTLVFIDALAEKQLDYMHISLMDFWSKPRRGVESTRSRIEIIQERVGHLVPIIGVGSIHTPDDALKAAQTGVPLLALGREIIIEPEWVEKVKQGREAEIRTTVSKDDQARLEIPNPLWQAIINTPGWFPVVEKVRTSE, from the coding sequence ATGAATTCAAAATATGAACCATTGTTTGAGTCATTGACGTTACGCAGTGGCATTCAATTAAAAAACCGTATTGTTATGGCACCGTTAACGAACTTTTCCTCGAACGCGGACGGAACCGTTTCAGATGCTGAAGTCGATTATTATATTCGTCGGGCAAAAGGTGTTGGCATGGTCATTACCGCCTGTACATATGTGACTCCGAACGGGAAAGGGTTTGCCGGTGAATTTGCTGCTGACAGTGACGAGATGATCCCTAGTTTACGCCGGTTAGCCACCGCACTGAAAGAACAGGGCACGAAAGCTGTGTTGCAAATCTTCCATGGGGGAAGAATGTGCCCGCCTGAGCTTGTACCGTATGGAGAAATAGTAAGTGCGAGCGATATTGCGCCTGAACAAGCAGGAGCTGTTGTGCCTCGTGCGCTAACAGATAAAGAAATCGAAGCATTGATACATGCTTTTGGTGAGACTACACGCCGGGCGATTGAAGCCGGTTTTGATGGAGTAGAAATACATGGAGCTAACGGGTATCTGGTCCAACAGTTCTTTTCTCCTCATTCAAATCGCCGTAACGATCGGTGGGGCGGAAGCTTGGAAAAACGGATGGCATTTCCCTTAAGAATTGTAGATGAGGTAAAACAGATTGTAAATAAGCATGCAAAACAACCTTTCCTTGTCGGTTACCGCTTGTCACCGGAAGAGGCGGAAACTCCCGGAATCACTATGGCTGATACGCTTGTATTTATTGATGCACTTGCAGAGAAGCAACTCGATTATATGCATATTTCGCTTATGGATTTTTGGTCTAAACCGAGACGCGGCGTTGAAAGCACACGGTCACGCATAGAAATAATTCAGGAACGCGTCGGTCATCTCGTACCGATCATCGGCGTCGGCTCCATTCATACGCCGGATGATGCGCTCAAAGCTGCACAGACTGGTGTTCCATTACTTGCACTCGGCCGTGAAATCATTATTGAGCCGGAGTGGGTAGAAAAGGTTAAGCAAGGTCGTGAAGCAGAAATCCGAACAACTGTGTCAAAGGATGATCAGGCTCGTTTAGAAATTCCGAATCCGCTTTGGCAGGCGATTATAAATACACCGGGTTGGTTCCCTGTCGTTGAGAAGGTTAGAACATCCGAGTAA